A single region of the Brachypodium distachyon strain Bd21 chromosome 3, Brachypodium_distachyon_v3.0, whole genome shotgun sequence genome encodes:
- the LOC100827785 gene encoding uncharacterized protein LOC100827785 isoform X2 has product MRTEVIKADTIDAAVDRILNELATDTRRSGNRENVIYFDGWDGLGASAVLQAVAKRLAEPLTRPAGLEFEKIIHIDCSKWQSRRAMQREIAVQLKLPNRVMQMFDKQDEDDDFSGLDQGSRGEIEVGEIYESIQNQRFLVILHNGSNEEIDIFNFGFPLNGYANSKMLWTFQGRFRLDPKMIDKVKKSRTTHVLISASRDERDLQELWSYLVRHEAAQVSCNKHGPGMIDPSVAAECVLYMLKQCSIGSHTVDYDWAIHTSNYWVCDGIITPTDIDKAWQVGDFLQHGLQLLDINNQLSSDESIIMPSFHLSRSTERIPYWISTTTCGFMLSPSGVIPDYMFQYSHRLGVLKLSRCTFSFSSPPFLCCHSLRFLWLDHCEDLQTGSSTTDHHQPDAKKEEKELDNSDMTSWKCFQSLWVLDLRYTDWDQILSAQVMDLMTQVRELNVMGAKNWDMSNLRGRLQNIRKLRVTESTCCFDNNVFSEMDGLELLDFSGNTISQGMTSLSAAASNTSLETVIIDGCDGLKVISLRGCKELRNLFFKGLFRSLEELDLSGTKVKTLNLGEVRANSLPKRIILLGCQKLHAILWPQNIDTEEAPHVLCIETTSTSASVVTPTELTGGETPHAHPHGEGSLQQQKEEKFKGGWQITLTDTRLLRSISPVHSYLSTASVHLDISSAAAVGGSNIQGTSNDKLVQVPPHTSTIMDSKYRDVLKHGSVPAMMMWDCPEIFLWSAERTCIIKVVLHLGQGNKLLGDAPTAITNALLWPDLTCVLATSLHVYNNSSITSIPVAPNRLQWHIERWCRVERCPKLHTIFTLPQGSSVDNFYFLETFWASQLLTTCYIWDRTIFLTSHTFSNLKFLHLDYCPRLLHVLPIHASSLSGLKTLEIVYCGDLREVFPLSPELQDQDTIIEFSKLRRIHLHELPTLQRICGRRMYAPKLEIIKIRGCWSLRRLPAIGHDTKPPKVDCEKEWWDNLEWDGVEKYHHPSLYEPSHSKYYKAKLPRGSLLR; this is encoded by the exons TTTGATGGCTGGGACGGGCTTGGGGCATCTGCCGTCCTTCAAGCCGTGGCCAAACGCCTCGCGGAGCCGTTGACAAGGCCTGCAGGGCTGGAGTTTGAGAAAATCATCCACATCGACTGCTCAAAGTGGCAGAGCAGAAGAGCCATGCAGAGGGAAATCGCAGTGCAGCTGAAGCTTCCCAATAGGGTGATGCAGATGTTTGACAAACAAGACGAGGACGATGATTTCAGTGGGTTAGACCAGGGCTCTCGCGGTGAGATAGAAGTCGGAGAGATCTATGAAAGCATACAGAATCAGAGATTCCTTGTGATCCTGCACAATGGAAGCAATGAAGAGATTGATATATTCAATTTTGGTTTTCCTCTAAATGGATATGCCAATAGCAAGATGCTGTGGACATTCCAAGGGAGGTTTCGACTTGACCCCAAGATGATAGACAAAGTGAAGAAGAGCAGAACAACACATGTTCTTATTTCAGCTTCAAGAGATGAGCGAGATCTGCAGGAGCTTTGGTCTTATCTAGTGCGCCATGAGGCTGCTCAAGTTTCCTGCAATAAGCATGGCCCCGGCATGATTGATCCGTCGGTTGCTGCCGAGTGTGTGTTGTATATGCTGAAACAATGCTCCATCGGCTCTCACACCGTGGACTATGACTGGGCTATCCACACCAGTAACTACTGGGTATGCGATGGGATCATCACACCGACTGACATTGACAAAGCATGGCAAGTTGGAGATTTTCTGCAGCACGGGTTGCAGTTGCTGGACATTAACAACCAGCTTAGCAGTGATGAGTCAATAATAATGCCGTCCTTTCACCTGTCAAGGTCTACCGAGCGCATTCCGTACTGGATTTCCACAACAACTTGTGGATTTATGCTGAGCCCCTCTGGTGTTATCCCCGACTACATGTTTCAGTACTCGCACAGGCTTGGCGTGCTCAAGCTATCAAGGTGTACCTTCAGCTTCTCATCGCCTCCGTTCCTCTGTTGCCACAGCCTGAGGTTCCTGTGGCTTGACCACTGCGAAGACCTCCAAACAGGAAGCAGCACCACAGATCATCACCAGCCAGATGCAaaaaaggaggagaaggagttgGACAATAGCGACATGACATCATGGAAGTGCTTCCAAAGCCTGTGGGTGCTTGACCTGCGCTACACAGATTGGGATCAGATCTTGTCAGCACAGGTGATGGATTTGATGACCCAGGTCAGGGAGCTAAATGTAATGGGAGCCAAGAACTGGGACATGAGCAACCTACGGGGACGGCTGCAGAACATTCGCAAGCTCCGGGTAACAGAGTCCACCTGCTGCTTTGACAACAACGTGTTCTCAGAGATGGATGGCTTGGAGCTTCTTGATTTCTCGGGAAATACCATCAGCCAAGGCATGACAAGCTTATCTGCGGCAGCAAGCAACACTAGCCTTGAGACTGTTATTATTGATGGATGTGATGGGTTAAAAGTTATCTCTTTGAGGGGCTGCAAAGAATTGAGGAACCTGTTCTTCAAAGGATTGTTTCGGAGTCTCGAGGAGCTGGACCTCTCGGGCACAAAAGTGAAAACCCTCAACCTCGGAGAAGTGAGAGCCAACTCACTCCCCAAGCGGATCATCCTGCTTGGCTGCCAGAAGCTCCATGCGATATTATGGCCACAAAATATTGATACGGAAGAAGCACCACATGTGCTATGTATCGAGACCACCTCAACTTCAGCGTCAGTTGTAACACCAACAGAGCTCACTGGTGGCGAAACACCACATGCACATCCGCATGGTGAAGGATCCCTCCAGcagcaaaaagaagaaaagttcAAGGGTGGATGGCAGATTACTCTTACAGATACAAGGCTCCTTAGGTCAATTTCTCCTGTACATAGTTACCTCTCAACTGCATCCGTACATCTTGATATCAGTTCTGCAGCCGCTGTTGGTGGTAGCAATATCCAAGGAACAAGCAACGATAAACTAGTGCAAGTCCCACCGCATACAAGTACCATAATGGACTCCAAGTACAGAGATGTCTTGAAGCATGGCTCAGTTCCAGCAATGATGATGTGGGACTGCCCCGAGATATTTCTGTGGTCAGCCGAGAGGACATGTATCATAAAGGTTGTCTTGCATTTGGGGCAGGGCAACAAACTGTTGGGGGATGCTCCAACTGCTATTACTAATGCTTTACTGTGGCCTGATCTTACATGTGTGCTGGCTACATCACTCCACGTATACAATAACTCTTCCATCACCAGTATCCCTGTAGCGCCCAATCGATTACAATGGCATATCGAAAGATGGTGCCGGGTGGAGAGGTGCCCCAAGTTACACACAATCTTCACTCTTCCCCAGGGCAGTAGTGTGgataatttttattttctggagACATTCTGGGCGTCCCAGCTTCTGACGACCTGCTACATCTGGGACAGGACAATTTTTCTAACCTCTCATACCTTTTCAAACCTGAAGTTTTTGCACCTGGACTACTGCCCCAGGCTCTTGCATGTGCTCCCCATCCATGCTAGCTCTTTGTCTGGACTAAAGACTCTCGAGATAGTCTACTGCGGTGATCTCAGGGAGGTATTCCCATTGAGCCCTGAGCTTCAAGATCAGGATACGATTATAGAATTCTCCAAGCTAAGGCGCATCCACCTGCACGAGCTCCCGACGCTGCAGCGCATCTGTGGGCGCAGGATGTACGCGCCTAAACttgagatcatcaagatcaggggctgctggagcctcagGCGTCTGCCGGCCATCGGACACGACACCAAGCCGCCCAAGGTTGACTGCGAGAAGGAGTGGTGGGACAACCTGGAGTGGGACGGGGTGGAGAAGTACCACCACCCTTCCCTCTATGAGCCGAGCCACTCAAAGTACTACAAGGCCAAGCTGCCAAGAGGCAGCCTACTCAG GTAA
- the LOC100827785 gene encoding uncharacterized protein LOC100827785 isoform X1: protein MRTEVIKADTIDAAVDRILNELATDTRRSGNRENVIYFDGWDGLGASAVLQAVAKRLAEPLTRPAGLEFEKIIHIDCSKWQSRRAMQREIAVQLKLPNRVMQMFDKQDEDDDFSGLDQGSRGEIEVGEIYESIQNQRFLVILHNGSNEEIDIFNFGFPLNGYANSKMLWTFQGRFRLDPKMIDKVKKSRTTHVLISASRDERDLQELWSYLVRHEAAQVSCNKHGPGMIDPSVAAECVLYMLKQCSIGSHTVDYDWAIHTSNYWVCDGIITPTDIDKAWQVGDFLQHGLQLLDINNQLSSDESIIMPSFHLSRSTERIPYWISTTTCGFMLSPSGVIPDYMFQYSHRLGVLKLSRCTFSFSSPPFLCCHSLRFLWLDHCEDLQTGSSTTDHHQPDAKKEEKELDNSDMTSWKCFQSLWVLDLRYTDWDQILSAQVMDLMTQVRELNVMGAKNWDMSNLRGRLQNIRKLRVTESTCCFDNNVFSEMDGLELLDFSGNTISQGMTSLSAAASNTSLETVIIDGCDGLKVISLRGCKELRNLFFKGLFRSLEELDLSGTKVKTLNLGEVRANSLPKRIILLGCQKLHAILWPQNIDTEEAPHVLCIETTSTSASVVTPTELTGGETPHAHPHGEGSLQQQKEEKFKGGWQITLTDTRLLRSISPVHSYLSTASVHLDISSAAAVGGSNIQGTSNDKLVQVPPHTSTIMDSKYRDVLKHGSVPAMMMWDCPEIFLWSAERTCIIKVVLHLGQGNKLLGDAPTAITNALLWPDLTCVLATSLHVYNNSSITSIPVAPNRLQWHIERWCRVERCPKLHTIFTLPQGSSVDNFYFLETFWASQLLTTCYIWDRTIFLTSHTFSNLKFLHLDYCPRLLHVLPIHASSLSGLKTLEIVYCGDLREVFPLSPELQDQDTIIEFSKLRRIHLHELPTLQRICGRRMYAPKLEIIKIRGCWSLRRLPAIGHDTKPPKVDCEKEWWDNLEWDGVEKYHHPSLYEPSHSKYYKAKLPRGSLLR, encoded by the coding sequence TTTGATGGCTGGGACGGGCTTGGGGCATCTGCCGTCCTTCAAGCCGTGGCCAAACGCCTCGCGGAGCCGTTGACAAGGCCTGCAGGGCTGGAGTTTGAGAAAATCATCCACATCGACTGCTCAAAGTGGCAGAGCAGAAGAGCCATGCAGAGGGAAATCGCAGTGCAGCTGAAGCTTCCCAATAGGGTGATGCAGATGTTTGACAAACAAGACGAGGACGATGATTTCAGTGGGTTAGACCAGGGCTCTCGCGGTGAGATAGAAGTCGGAGAGATCTATGAAAGCATACAGAATCAGAGATTCCTTGTGATCCTGCACAATGGAAGCAATGAAGAGATTGATATATTCAATTTTGGTTTTCCTCTAAATGGATATGCCAATAGCAAGATGCTGTGGACATTCCAAGGGAGGTTTCGACTTGACCCCAAGATGATAGACAAAGTGAAGAAGAGCAGAACAACACATGTTCTTATTTCAGCTTCAAGAGATGAGCGAGATCTGCAGGAGCTTTGGTCTTATCTAGTGCGCCATGAGGCTGCTCAAGTTTCCTGCAATAAGCATGGCCCCGGCATGATTGATCCGTCGGTTGCTGCCGAGTGTGTGTTGTATATGCTGAAACAATGCTCCATCGGCTCTCACACCGTGGACTATGACTGGGCTATCCACACCAGTAACTACTGGGTATGCGATGGGATCATCACACCGACTGACATTGACAAAGCATGGCAAGTTGGAGATTTTCTGCAGCACGGGTTGCAGTTGCTGGACATTAACAACCAGCTTAGCAGTGATGAGTCAATAATAATGCCGTCCTTTCACCTGTCAAGGTCTACCGAGCGCATTCCGTACTGGATTTCCACAACAACTTGTGGATTTATGCTGAGCCCCTCTGGTGTTATCCCCGACTACATGTTTCAGTACTCGCACAGGCTTGGCGTGCTCAAGCTATCAAGGTGTACCTTCAGCTTCTCATCGCCTCCGTTCCTCTGTTGCCACAGCCTGAGGTTCCTGTGGCTTGACCACTGCGAAGACCTCCAAACAGGAAGCAGCACCACAGATCATCACCAGCCAGATGCAaaaaaggaggagaaggagttgGACAATAGCGACATGACATCATGGAAGTGCTTCCAAAGCCTGTGGGTGCTTGACCTGCGCTACACAGATTGGGATCAGATCTTGTCAGCACAGGTGATGGATTTGATGACCCAGGTCAGGGAGCTAAATGTAATGGGAGCCAAGAACTGGGACATGAGCAACCTACGGGGACGGCTGCAGAACATTCGCAAGCTCCGGGTAACAGAGTCCACCTGCTGCTTTGACAACAACGTGTTCTCAGAGATGGATGGCTTGGAGCTTCTTGATTTCTCGGGAAATACCATCAGCCAAGGCATGACAAGCTTATCTGCGGCAGCAAGCAACACTAGCCTTGAGACTGTTATTATTGATGGATGTGATGGGTTAAAAGTTATCTCTTTGAGGGGCTGCAAAGAATTGAGGAACCTGTTCTTCAAAGGATTGTTTCGGAGTCTCGAGGAGCTGGACCTCTCGGGCACAAAAGTGAAAACCCTCAACCTCGGAGAAGTGAGAGCCAACTCACTCCCCAAGCGGATCATCCTGCTTGGCTGCCAGAAGCTCCATGCGATATTATGGCCACAAAATATTGATACGGAAGAAGCACCACATGTGCTATGTATCGAGACCACCTCAACTTCAGCGTCAGTTGTAACACCAACAGAGCTCACTGGTGGCGAAACACCACATGCACATCCGCATGGTGAAGGATCCCTCCAGcagcaaaaagaagaaaagttcAAGGGTGGATGGCAGATTACTCTTACAGATACAAGGCTCCTTAGGTCAATTTCTCCTGTACATAGTTACCTCTCAACTGCATCCGTACATCTTGATATCAGTTCTGCAGCCGCTGTTGGTGGTAGCAATATCCAAGGAACAAGCAACGATAAACTAGTGCAAGTCCCACCGCATACAAGTACCATAATGGACTCCAAGTACAGAGATGTCTTGAAGCATGGCTCAGTTCCAGCAATGATGATGTGGGACTGCCCCGAGATATTTCTGTGGTCAGCCGAGAGGACATGTATCATAAAGGTTGTCTTGCATTTGGGGCAGGGCAACAAACTGTTGGGGGATGCTCCAACTGCTATTACTAATGCTTTACTGTGGCCTGATCTTACATGTGTGCTGGCTACATCACTCCACGTATACAATAACTCTTCCATCACCAGTATCCCTGTAGCGCCCAATCGATTACAATGGCATATCGAAAGATGGTGCCGGGTGGAGAGGTGCCCCAAGTTACACACAATCTTCACTCTTCCCCAGGGCAGTAGTGTGgataatttttattttctggagACATTCTGGGCGTCCCAGCTTCTGACGACCTGCTACATCTGGGACAGGACAATTTTTCTAACCTCTCATACCTTTTCAAACCTGAAGTTTTTGCACCTGGACTACTGCCCCAGGCTCTTGCATGTGCTCCCCATCCATGCTAGCTCTTTGTCTGGACTAAAGACTCTCGAGATAGTCTACTGCGGTGATCTCAGGGAGGTATTCCCATTGAGCCCTGAGCTTCAAGATCAGGATACGATTATAGAATTCTCCAAGCTAAGGCGCATCCACCTGCACGAGCTCCCGACGCTGCAGCGCATCTGTGGGCGCAGGATGTACGCGCCTAAACttgagatcatcaagatcaggggctgctggagcctcagGCGTCTGCCGGCCATCGGACACGACACCAAGCCGCCCAAGGTTGACTGCGAGAAGGAGTGGTGGGACAACCTGGAGTGGGACGGGGTGGAGAAGTACCACCACCCTTCCCTCTATGAGCCGAGCCACTCAAAGTACTACAAGGCCAAGCTGCCAAGAGGCAGCCTACTCAGGTGA
- the LOC100828096 gene encoding putative pentatricopeptide repeat-containing protein At1g68930, with the protein MGSRQLCDQYASHLAAAAHAGGRQGAILTAAVHALILRTLPHPSPTYLLNTLLTAYASSGLLPHARRVFDAMPGRNLVTGNSLLSALARAGLVRDMERLFTSLPQRDAVSYNALLAGFSRAGAHARAAGAYVALLRDEAGVRPSRITMSGVVMVASALGDRALGRQVHCQILRLGFGAYAFTGSPLVDMYAKVGPIGDARRVFDEMEGKNVVMCNTMITGLLRCKMVAEARALFEAIEERDSITWTTMVTGLTQNGLESEALDVFRRMRAEGVGIDQYTFGSILTACGALAALEEGKQIHAYITRTCYEDNVFVGSALVDMYSKCRSVRLAEAVFRRMMWKNIISWTAMIVGYGQNGCGEEAVRVFSEMQRDGIKPDDFTLGSVISSCANLASLEEGAQFHCLALVSGLRPYVTVSNALVTLYGKCGSIEDAHRLFDEMSFHDQVSWTALVMGYAQFGKAKETIDLFEKMLSKGVKPDGVTFIGVLSACSRSGLVDKGRSYFHSMQQDHDIVPLDDHYTCMIDLYSRSGWLKQAEEFIKQMPRCPDAFGWATLLSACRLRGDMEIGKWAAENLLKLDPQNPASYVLLCSMHASKGEWNDVAKLRRGMRDRQVKKEPGCSWIKYKNKVHIFSADDQSHPFSRTIYEKLQWLNSKMVEEGYKPDVSSVLHDVADAEKVHMLSHHSEKLAIAFGLIFVPPEMPIRIVKNLRVCVDCHNATKFISKITGRDILVRDAVRFHKFSNGICSCGDFW; encoded by the coding sequence ATGGGCAGCCGCCAGCTCTGCGACCAGTACGCctcccacctcgccgccgcggcgcacgccggcggccggcaagGGGCGATCCTCACGGCCGCCGTGCACGCCCTCATCCTCCGGACCCTCCCGCACCCTTCCCCGACCTACCTCCTCAACACGCTCCTCACCGCCTACGCGAGCTCCGGCCTGCTCCCCCACGCGCGCCGCGTGTTTGACGCGATGCCCGGCCGGAACCTCGTCACGGGCAACTCCCTCCTCTCGGCGCTCGCCCGCGCGGGGCTCGTGCGGGACATGGAGCGCCTCTTCACGTCGCTGCCGCAGCGGGACGCCGTCTCCTACAACGCGCTCCTGGCCGGGTTctcccgcgccggcgcccacgcccgcgccgccggggcGTACGTGGCACTGTTGCGGGACGAGGCTGGGGTCAGGCCCAGCCGCATCACGATGTCTGGGGTGGTCATGGTCGCGTCGGCGCTCGGCGACCGCGCGCTCGGCCGGCAGGTGCATTGCCAGATCCTGCGGCTCGGGTTCGGGGCGTACGCCTTCACGGGGAGCCCGCTCGTCGACATGTACGCCAAGGTGGGCCCCATCGGGGACGCCAGGCGGGTGTTTGATGAGATGGAGGGAAAGAATGTGGTGATGTGTAACACCATGATCACGGGGCTGCTCCGGTGCAAGATGGTTGCGGAGGCGAGGGCGTTGTTTGAGGCGATAGAAGAAAGGGATTCGATTACTTGGACTACGATGGTTACCGGGCTGACGCAGAACGGGCTGGAGTCGGAGGCGCTCGATGTTTTCAGGAGGATGAGGGCTGAGGGTGTTGGCATTGATCAGTACACTTTCGGAAGCATCCTTACGGCGTGTGGTGCGCTTGCTGCATTGGAAGAGGGGAAACAGATCCATGCCTACATAACCAGAACTTGCTACGAGGACAATGTGTTCGTTGGAAGTGCGCTTGTTGACATGTATTCAAAGTGCAGGAGCGTCAGATTAGCAGAAGCTGTTTTCAGAAGGATGATGTGGAAAAACATAATCTCATGGACTGCGATGATTGTTGGTTATGGACAGAATGGGTGCGGGGAGGAGGCTGTGAGGGTGTTCTCGGAGATGCAGAGGGATGGCATTAAGCCTGATGATTTCACTCTGGGCAGTGTTATCAGTTCTTGTGCTAATCTAGCAAGCCTGGAAGAGGGAGCACAGTTCCACTGTCTGGCGCTTGTCTCAGGGTTGAGGCCGTATGTTACAGTGTCTAATGCACTTGTTACCTTGTATGGGAAGTGTGGCAGCATCGAGGACGCACACCGCTTGTTTGATGAGATGTCGTTTCATGATCAGGTCTCCTGGACAGCCCTTGTCATGGGTTATGCACAGTTTGGGAAGGCAAAAGAAACTATTGATTTGTTTGAGAAGATGTTGTCTAAGGGTGTGAAGCCTGACGGGGTAACGTTTATTGGCGTCCTTTCTGCTTGTAGCCGTTCAGGCCTTGTGGATAAAGGCCGCAGCTATTTTCATTCCATGCAGCAGGACCATGATATTGTGCCCTTGGATGATCACTACACATGTATGATTGACCTGTATAGCAGATCAGGGTGGTTAAAGCAAGCTGAGGAGTTCATAAAGCAGATGCCACGCTGTCCTGATGCGTTTGGATGGGCGACATTGCTGAGTGCATGTAGGTTGCGTGGTGACATGGAGATTGGCAAATGGGCCGCCGAGAATCTCTTGAAACTTGACCCTCAAAACCCAGCGAGTTATGTGTTGCTGTGCAGCATGCATGCTTCGAAAGGTGAATGGAATGATGTTGCAAAGCTTAGGCGTGGGATGAGGGATAGGCAAGTGAAGAAGGAACCAGGCTGCAGCTGGATCAAGTATAAGAATAAAGTCCACATCTTTTCAGCTGATGACCAGTCTCACCCCTTCTCCAGAACAATTTATGAAAAGCTACAGTGGCTCAACTCTAAGATGGTGGAAGAAGGATACAAGCCTGATGTCAGTTCTGTGCTGCATGACGTGGCGGATGCTGAGAAAGTTCACATGCTCAGCCATCATAGCGAGAAGCTTGCAATTGCCTTTGGCTTAATATTTGTTCCACCAGAAATGCCAATTCGGATTGTCAAGAACCTGCGGGTCTGTGTGGATTGTCATAATGCTACCAAGTTCATTTCTAAGATAACTGGGCGTGATATTCTTGTGAGGGACGCTGTCAGATTTCACAAGTTTAGCAATGGCATTTGCTCTTGTGGGGATTTCTGGTAA
- the LOC100839920 gene encoding sucrose:sucrose 1-fructosyltransferase, giving the protein MTLMEARDGGSPALPCSSYAALPDDAEAAAQPGRGRRRASGGAVCAAVLLTTAAVLLSLAALAGVRLAGHLPANGGVLEEQPAAAVLGSRGPEAGVSEKTSGAAVDVRLGAGAGEENAFPWSNAMLQWQRTGFHFQPEKNWMNDPNGPVYYKGWYHLFYQYNPTGAIWGNKIAWGHAVSRDLLRWRHLPIAMSPDQWYDINGVWTGSATVLPNGTLAMLYTGSTNASVQVQCLAFPSDPEDPLLIEWTKDERNPVMYPPTEIGERDFRDPTTAWRDPEDDTWRIVIGSKDAHHAGIAMTYKTIDFVNYDLVPGLLHRVPATGMWECIDLYPVSGKHGIDMTAAMAASSNEGGGEETVYVMKASMDDDRHDYYALGKYDAKANKWTPLDEEADVGIGLRYDWGKFYASKTFYDPAKKRRVLWGWVGETDSERADVAKGWASLQSLPRTVVLDTKTGSNLLQWPVDEVETLRTNSTDFGGVTVDHGSVFPLRLHRATQLDILAEFRLDPLDIAAAQEADVGYNCSTSGGAAGQGALGPFGLLVLADARHHGDGTEQTAVYFYVARGLDGRLHTHFCQDETRSSRANEIVKRVVGNVVPVLDGEALSVRVLVDHSIVESFAQGGRSTATSRVYPTEAIYANAGVYLFNNATGARVTATSLVVHEMDSSYNQAYMASL; this is encoded by the exons ATGACATTAATGGAGGCCAGAGACGGCGGCTCGCCGGCGCTGCCGTGCTCGTCCTACGCGGCGCTGCCGGACgacgccgaggccgccgcACAGCCggggcgcggccgccgccgggccaGCGGGGGAGCGGTGTGCGCCGCCGTCCTGCTGACGACGGCTGCCGTGCTCCTGTCcctcgccgcgctcgccggcgTCCGCCTCGCCGGACACCTGCCCGCCAACGGAGGTGTCCTGGAggagcagccggcggcggccgtacTGGGAAGCAGGGGGCCCGAGGCGGGCGTGTCGGAGAAGAcgtccggcgccgccgtggatGTCAGGCTGGGCGCCGGAGCCGGTGAAGAGAACGCGTTCCCGTGGAGCAATGCGATGCTCCAATGGCAGCGCACCGGGTTCCACTTCCAGCCGGAGAAGAACTGGATGAACGACCCCAACG GGCCGGTGTACTACAAGGGGTGGTACCACCTGTTCTACCAGTACAACCCTACCGGCGCAATCTGGGGCAACAAGATCGCCTGGGGCCACGCCGTGTCCCGGGACCTCCTCCGGTGGCGCCACCTCCCCATCGCCATGTCGCCGGACCAGTGGTACGACATCAACGGCGTCTGGACGGGGTCTGCCACCGTGCTGCCCAACGGCACGCTCGCCATGCTCTACACGGGGTCCACCAACGCTTCCGTGCAGGTCCAGTGTCTGGCGTTCCCTTCTGACCCGGAAGACCCGTTGTTGATCGAGTGGACCAAGGATGAGCGGAACCCGGTCATGTACCCGCCCACGGAGATCGGGGAGAGAGACTTCCGGGACCCGACCACCGCGTGGCGCGACCCGGAGGACGACACGTGGCGCATCGTCATCGGGTCCAAGGACGCCCACCATGCCGGCATTGCCATGACCTACAAGACAATCGACTTCGTCAACTACGACCTCGTGCCTGGGTTGTTGCACCGTGTGCCGGCGACGGGGATGTGGGAGTGCATTGATCTATACCCTGTCTCTGGGAAGCACGGCATCGACATgacggcggcaatggcggcgtcGAGCAACGAAGGAGGCGGAGAGGAGACGGTGTACGTGATGAAGGCGAGCATGGACGATGACCGGCATGATTACTATGCGTTGGGGAAGTATGATGCCAAGGCCAATAAGTGGACGCCCTTGGATGAGGAGGCTGATGTTGGGATTGGGCTGAGGTACGATTGGGGCAAGTTTTACGCTTCCAAGACGTTCTATGATCcggcgaagaagaggagagTTCTCTGGGGTTGGGTCGGCGAGACCGACTCCGAGAGGGCTGACGTGGCCAAAGGATGGGCTTCACTCCAG TCGCTCCCTCGCACGGTGGTGCTGGACACCAAGACCGGCAGTAACCTCCTTCAGTGGCCGGTGGACGAGGTGGAGACTCTCCGGACAAACTCCACCGACTTCGGCGGCGTCACCGTCGACCATGGCTCCGTCTTCCCGCTCAGGCTCCACCGCGCCACCCAGCTCGACATTCTCGCCGAGTTCCGCCTCGACCCGCTCGACATTGCCGCCGCACAGGAGGCCGACGTCGGCTACAACTGCAGCACCAGCGGTGGCGCGGCAGGCCAGGGCGCACTCGGCCCCTTCGGTCTGCTCGTGCTCGCCGACGCCAGGCACCACGGTGACGGCACGGAGCAGACCGCCGTCTACTTCTACGTCGCCAGGGGCCTGGACGGCCGCCTGCACACTCACTTCTGCCAGGATGAGACGCGTTCGTCCCGCGCCAACGAGATCGTCAAGAGGGTCGTCGGCAATGTCGTGCCGGTTCTTGACGGTGAGGCGCTGTCGGTCAGGGTGCTGGTGGACCACTCCATTGTTGAGAGCTTCGCACAGGGCGGGAGATCAACAGCGACGTCGCGGGTGTACCCGACTGAGGCCATCTACGCCAATGCTGGGGTGTACCTCTTCAACAACGCCACTGGCGCCCGGGTCACCGCCACGAGCCTCGTTGTCCATGAGATGGACTCATCCTACAACCAAGCATACATGGCTTCATTGTAA